The DNA region ATCGAATCGCATCCACAGGATTTACCCGAGCCGCACTATACGCTGGATACAACGTAGACAAGAATGTTAATATCACCGCAGATACAACAATGCATGCCACGTCAAACGGAATAATAGCAACTGGGATTCCTTCAAAATAATATATTGTGCTGTTAAACAAATCAAGACCTAACAAGTGTGCAATAAACTGGGCAATCGGGTTGATATTCCAAGCAAGGACAATTCCCACACAAAGCCCAATAACAGTCCCAATAACACCGATAAACAAACCTTGTAGAATAAATATTAATAAGATGGAGCCCGTACTTGCACCTAATGTCCGTAGTATACCTATATCGCGACGTTTTTCCATAACTATCATGATAAGGGTACTTGTAATATTAAATGCAGCCACAAGAACAATAAACGCCAATATGATAAACATAGCCAGTTTCTCCTGCCGTAATGCATCAAAAAACGCCTGTTGGTCTTCATACCATGTTTTAGTGCGATATGGAAGATGTTCCCGAATTTTAGATGCTACTGTACTTGCGAGGAAAGGATTTGTCAGCTTCACATGAATAGCATCCACTCCTTTCTCACCAGTGAGCATGTAAGCAGTTTGAAGGTCAACAAAGGCATAAATCTCGTCAAATTCAGACATTCGTGCATGAGAAATGCCCGATACAGAAAGCCACAACTGCGAGCCTAACTGGCGACCTATAAAAGGGCGGATAATAGAACGTGCGGTGACTATTTGCAATTGCGAGCCTATTCGTGCCCCGATGCGATTCGCAAGTCGGTATCCCAACACAATCTCTTTTTCACCGGGCAGTTTCCCTTTACCAAATAAACGTCCTCCTTCATTTGTTAAATTTTTTGCAAGGTCTGTTACTTTACTCTCCCGTTCTGGGTCCACACCCAAAATAAGTCCGCCAGTAGTATACTCATCATGCTTAAATAAGGCTTCTACCTGAATCACGGGACCACTGGCAATAATTTCAGGACAAAGTGATTCTATCTCACGAATAACCGATT from Candidatus Hydrogenedens sp. includes:
- a CDS encoding lipoprotein-releasing ABC transporter permease subunit, which gives rise to MKFEAFVALRYLRSKRRNRFISLISIISIAGVSVGVITLIIVMSVMTGFDIALRETIIGNRSHLTIYDNAGKIQDYESVIREIESLCPEIIASGPVIQVEALFKHDEYTTGGLILGVDPERESKVTDLAKNLTNEGGRLFGKGKLPGEKEIVLGYRLANRIGARIGSQLQIVTARSIIRPFIGRQLGSQLWLSVSGISHARMSEFDEIYAFVDLQTAYMLTGEKGVDAIHVKLTNPFLASTVASKIREHLPYRTKTWYEDQQAFFDALRQEKLAMFIILAFIVLVAAFNITSTLIMIVMEKRRDIGILRTLGASTGSILLIFILQGLFIGVIGTVIGLCVGIVLAWNINPIAQFIAHLLGLDLFNSTIYYFEGIPVAIIPFDVACIVVSAVILTFLSTLYPAYSAARVNPVDAIRYE